In Priestia megaterium NBRC 15308 = ATCC 14581, the following proteins share a genomic window:
- a CDS encoding glutaredoxin family protein: MEVVLYTKNSCHLCDDAKKLLAELQSDFPFQLIERDIYKNDEWLEKYHLTIPVVEMDGEEVEYGKITGIPLRKRLLLKIGNT, translated from the coding sequence GTGGAAGTCGTACTGTATACCAAAAATAGCTGTCATTTATGCGATGATGCAAAGAAGCTGCTTGCAGAGCTGCAGTCGGATTTTCCCTTTCAGCTTATTGAACGAGATATTTATAAAAACGATGAGTGGTTGGAAAAATATCATCTTACGATTCCTGTAGTAGAAATGGACGGAGAAGAAGTGGAATATGGAAAAATAACAGGTATTCCATTAAGAAAACGCTTACTTTTAAAAATAGGCAACACATGA
- the whiA gene encoding DNA-binding protein WhiA has translation MSFASETKKELTNLEVKDCCAKAELSALIRMNGSLSFSNKKFTVDVQTENAAIARRIYVLLKKNYDVSVELLVRKKMRLKKNNVYIVRLVEKTRMLLEDLKIVEEGFTFTHRISPELVQKKCCKRSYLRGAFLAGGSINNPETSSYHLEIFSLYEEHNEALCNLMNEFQLNSKTLERKKGYINYLKEAEKITEFLNIIGAHNALLRFEDVRIVRDMRNSVNRLVNCETANLNKTIGAAIRQVENIRYIDETAGLDILPEKLREIARLRVEYQDVTLKELGEMVSGGQISKSGINHRLRKIDQIADKLRAGQPVT, from the coding sequence ATGTCATTTGCATCAGAAACAAAAAAAGAGTTAACGAATTTAGAAGTCAAAGATTGCTGTGCAAAAGCAGAGCTTTCTGCATTAATTCGAATGAATGGTTCACTTTCTTTTTCGAATAAAAAATTCACGGTTGATGTTCAAACAGAAAACGCAGCGATTGCTCGGCGCATTTATGTCCTGCTTAAGAAAAATTATGATGTGTCAGTAGAACTGCTTGTACGTAAGAAAATGCGATTGAAGAAAAATAATGTGTATATTGTTCGATTAGTAGAGAAAACGAGAATGCTTTTGGAAGACTTAAAAATTGTAGAAGAAGGATTCACGTTTACACATCGTATTTCACCAGAGCTAGTACAAAAGAAATGCTGTAAGCGATCCTACTTAAGAGGCGCATTTTTAGCCGGCGGTTCTATTAATAACCCAGAGACATCATCGTACCATCTTGAAATCTTTTCATTGTATGAAGAGCACAACGAAGCTTTATGCAATTTAATGAACGAATTTCAATTGAATAGTAAAACATTAGAACGGAAAAAAGGCTATATTAACTATTTGAAAGAAGCTGAAAAAATTACGGAGTTTCTAAATATCATTGGAGCCCATAACGCTCTTTTACGGTTTGAGGATGTAAGAATCGTCCGAGATATGCGAAATTCCGTTAATCGCTTAGTCAATTGTGAAACAGCTAACTTAAATAAAACGATCGGAGCGGCTATTCGTCAAGTGGAAAACATTCGTTATATTGATGAAACAGCTGGATTAGACATCTTACCAGAAAAGCTAAGAGAAATTGCTCGTTTGCGTGTGGAATACCAAGACGTTACGTTAAAGGAGCTTGGTGAGATGGTATCTGGAGGTCAAATTAGCAAATCGGGCATTAACCATCGGTTGCGTAAAATTGACCAAATAGCAGACAAGCTTCGCGCCGGTCAGCCAGTCACATAA
- the rpoN gene encoding RNA polymerase factor sigma-54, which yields MEIGLFQQQSLKLTMSKELSQAISLLQYSSMDIVAFLHEQALQNPLIDFSELPVYTSHNQKNHATSDSTDYMSSIPAPKETLYEHLMNQSALLKLDECEQAAVEFVIHSLDDAGYLHDELIILANQLGQGQEQVEKALQLVQQMDPAGVGARSLQECLMLQLKRNNQWTEKIEQILTHHFEEFAYKKWMKISKLCQISLEALQQLHEQIKKLNPRPGSFYMKSNERFIVPDFIVKIEDGNVVAYANEDLEPRLSVNEQYKLQLKNRQNQEMFSYLQEKYREFQWIMKSLHTRKDTLNALMNTLLVEQEAFFKKGPSYLKPLTMKEVAEQTSVHESTISRATRHKYIQTPFGTFSMKSFFSTSIQLGNNEATSTTHVKELLKKLVSEENKQRPLSDQQLANVLQSNYNVTISRRTVAKYRDQLNVLPSSQRKLFVTQ from the coding sequence ATGGAGATTGGATTATTTCAGCAGCAGTCGTTAAAGCTGACGATGTCAAAAGAATTATCACAAGCTATTTCTCTTTTACAATATTCATCGATGGATATTGTAGCGTTTTTACATGAGCAGGCGCTTCAAAATCCGCTTATAGATTTTTCAGAGCTGCCCGTCTATACATCTCACAATCAAAAAAATCATGCAACTTCTGATTCAACAGATTATATGAGCAGTATACCAGCTCCTAAAGAAACGCTGTACGAACATTTAATGAATCAATCCGCATTATTAAAATTAGATGAATGTGAGCAGGCAGCCGTTGAGTTTGTTATTCATAGTCTGGATGATGCTGGCTATTTGCACGATGAGTTAATTATACTTGCTAACCAGCTTGGTCAAGGTCAAGAGCAGGTTGAAAAGGCTCTCCAGCTTGTGCAGCAGATGGACCCGGCAGGAGTAGGGGCAAGAAGTTTACAAGAGTGCTTAATGCTTCAATTAAAAAGGAATAATCAATGGACAGAAAAAATAGAGCAAATTTTGACACATCACTTTGAGGAATTTGCGTATAAAAAATGGATGAAAATCTCAAAGTTATGTCAAATCTCACTTGAAGCTCTTCAACAATTACATGAACAGATTAAAAAATTAAATCCTCGTCCTGGATCATTTTATATGAAGTCCAATGAACGATTCATTGTACCGGATTTTATTGTAAAAATTGAAGATGGAAATGTCGTTGCTTATGCAAATGAGGATTTGGAACCTCGCCTTTCAGTGAATGAACAATACAAACTCCAGCTGAAAAACAGGCAAAACCAAGAAATGTTTTCTTATTTACAAGAGAAATATCGTGAATTTCAATGGATTATGAAAAGTTTACACACACGCAAAGATACATTAAACGCATTAATGAATACCTTACTTGTTGAACAAGAAGCATTTTTTAAAAAGGGTCCTTCGTATTTGAAACCCTTAACAATGAAGGAAGTAGCGGAACAAACGTCCGTGCATGAATCGACGATTAGCCGTGCTACTCGGCACAAATATATTCAAACACCTTTTGGCACCTTTTCAATGAAATCTTTTTTCTCAACTAGTATTCAACTGGGCAACAACGAAGCGACTTCTACAACTCATGTAAAAGAACTGCTTAAAAAGCTAGTATCAGAAGAAAACAAACAGCGTCCGCTTTCAGATCAGCAGTTAGCTAACGTCTTGCAAAGCAATTATAACGTTACTATTTCAAGAAGAACGGTAGCCAAATATCGAGATCAATTAAACGTTCTACCATCCAGTCAACGAAAACTTTTTGTCACGCAGTAA
- a CDS encoding 8-oxo-dGTP diphosphatase → MQRVTNCVLMKDDKVLLLQKPRRNWWVAPGGKMEQGESVKDSVVREFREETGIYLKNPTVKGIFTFTMKENDQISSEWMMFTFFATDFDGTNVLESEEGKLGWHNLSEVSELPMAPGDHHIIDYVAKGSGVIYGNFTYTTDFELLSYRIDPC, encoded by the coding sequence ATGCAAAGGGTCACAAATTGTGTATTAATGAAAGATGATAAAGTATTGTTGCTTCAAAAGCCACGAAGAAACTGGTGGGTGGCCCCGGGTGGGAAAATGGAGCAAGGAGAATCTGTAAAAGACTCTGTTGTAAGAGAATTTCGTGAAGAGACGGGAATTTATTTGAAAAATCCCACTGTAAAAGGTATCTTTACTTTTACGATGAAAGAAAACGATCAAATTTCATCTGAATGGATGATGTTTACTTTTTTTGCTACAGATTTTGATGGGACAAATGTGCTAGAATCAGAAGAAGGCAAACTTGGTTGGCATAATTTGAGTGAAGTAAGTGAATTGCCGATGGCGCCGGGAGATCATCACATTATCGATTATGTAGCAAAAGGGTCGGGTGTTATTTATGGCAACTTTACGTATACAACGGATTTCGAGTTATTATCTTATCGAATTGATCCTTGTTAA
- a CDS encoding phosphoglycerate kinase has protein sequence MNKKTLKDIDVKGKRVFCRVDFNVPMKDGKVTDETRIRAAIPTIQYLVEQGAKVILASHLGRPKGEVVEELRLNAVAERLQALLGKDVAKADEAFGEEVKKTIDGMSEGDVLVLENVRFYPGEEKNDPELAKAFAELADVYVNDAFGAAHRAHASTEGIAQHIPAVAGFLMEKELDVLSKALSNPERPFTAIVGGAKVKDKIGVIDHLLDKVDNLIIGGGLSYTFIKALGHEVGKSLLEEDKIELAKSFMEKAKKNGVNFYMPVDVVVADDFSNDANIQVVSIEDIPSDWEGLDAGPKTREIYADVIKNSKLVIWNGPMGVFELDAFANGTKAVAEALAEATDTYSVIGGGDSAAAVEKFNLADKMSHISTGGGASLEFMEGKELPGVVALNDK, from the coding sequence ATGAACAAAAAAACGTTGAAAGACATCGATGTAAAAGGAAAGCGAGTATTTTGTCGCGTAGACTTTAACGTACCAATGAAAGACGGAAAAGTAACAGACGAAACTCGTATTCGTGCAGCTATTCCTACTATTCAATATTTAGTAGAACAAGGTGCAAAAGTAATTTTAGCTAGCCATCTTGGACGTCCAAAAGGCGAAGTTGTTGAAGAGTTACGTCTAAATGCTGTTGCAGAACGTTTACAAGCTCTTCTTGGTAAAGACGTTGCAAAAGCTGACGAAGCTTTTGGTGAAGAAGTAAAGAAAACAATCGACGGCATGAGCGAAGGCGATGTTTTAGTACTTGAAAACGTACGTTTTTACCCAGGTGAAGAGAAAAACGATCCTGAATTAGCAAAAGCATTTGCTGAATTAGCAGACGTGTACGTAAACGATGCATTCGGTGCAGCTCACCGTGCGCATGCTTCAACAGAAGGAATTGCACAACATATTCCAGCAGTAGCAGGTTTCTTAATGGAAAAAGAGCTTGATGTGCTTTCAAAAGCATTATCAAACCCAGAACGTCCATTTACTGCAATCGTTGGTGGAGCAAAAGTTAAAGACAAAATCGGTGTAATTGACCACTTGCTTGATAAAGTAGATAACTTAATCATCGGTGGAGGACTTTCTTACACATTTATTAAGGCACTAGGCCATGAAGTAGGTAAATCACTTCTTGAAGAAGACAAGATTGAACTTGCAAAATCTTTCATGGAAAAAGCTAAGAAAAACGGAGTAAACTTCTACATGCCAGTGGACGTGGTAGTAGCAGATGACTTCTCAAATGATGCTAATATTCAAGTTGTATCAATTGAAGATATTCCAAGCGATTGGGAAGGCTTAGACGCAGGACCGAAAACGCGTGAAATCTATGCTGACGTAATCAAAAACTCTAAGTTAGTTATTTGGAATGGACCAATGGGTGTATTTGAATTAGATGCATTTGCTAACGGAACAAAAGCAGTAGCAGAAGCTTTAGCAGAAGCAACTGACACATATTCAGTAATCGGCGGAGGAGACTCTGCAGCAGCTGTTGAAAAATTCAACTTAGCTGATAAAATGAGCCATATTTCTACAGGTGGCGGTGCGTCACTAGAGTTTATGGAAGGTAAAGAACTTCCAGGCGTAGTTGCATTAAACGATAAGTAA
- a CDS encoding sugar-binding transcriptional regulator yields the protein MRSLIEVQRKLLPELLSVMQKRYQILQYIRLMQPIGRRNLAVSLGLTERVLRSEVTFLKEQDLIDIYPSGMTLTNEGELLLAELEEVMKEVSGLRLLETTLKEAFSLSEVVVVSGDSDQSPWVKNEMGRASVSCIKERLVGKKNTVAVTGGTTLAAVAEMMTPDLKHPDVLFVPARGGLGENVQNQANTICAKMAEKSMSHYRLLHVPDQLSDEAYRSIIGEPSIKDMLHLIKSAGMVVHGIGDAMTMAERRKTPQADLEKVKNGHAVGEAFGYYFNHQGEVVHKVKTVGIQLDDLKNNKCVIAVAGGSSKAKAIKAFMQQAHDSILITDEGAAKELVRGFN from the coding sequence ATGCGTTCTTTAATAGAAGTACAACGAAAATTATTACCTGAACTTCTCTCAGTTATGCAAAAGCGCTATCAAATCTTGCAATACATACGTTTAATGCAGCCGATTGGCCGCAGAAACTTAGCTGTAAGCCTTGGGCTAACAGAGCGTGTGTTACGAAGCGAAGTAACATTCTTAAAAGAACAAGATTTGATTGACATTTACCCTAGTGGAATGACGCTTACAAATGAGGGAGAGCTCCTTCTGGCTGAATTAGAAGAAGTAATGAAGGAAGTTTCAGGACTTCGGTTATTGGAAACAACATTAAAAGAGGCGTTTTCTTTATCAGAAGTTGTTGTTGTATCTGGAGATAGTGATCAGTCTCCTTGGGTCAAAAATGAAATGGGTCGAGCATCTGTTTCGTGTATCAAGGAGCGCCTTGTTGGTAAAAAAAATACCGTTGCTGTTACAGGTGGTACGACGCTTGCCGCCGTTGCCGAAATGATGACACCTGATTTAAAACACCCTGATGTACTTTTTGTACCTGCTCGCGGAGGGCTAGGTGAAAATGTACAAAACCAAGCAAATACGATTTGTGCTAAGATGGCTGAAAAGTCCATGAGTCACTATCGCTTGCTTCATGTTCCAGATCAGCTTAGTGATGAAGCATACCGATCCATTATCGGTGAACCATCTATTAAAGACATGCTTCATTTAATTAAGTCCGCTGGTATGGTTGTTCACGGAATAGGAGACGCTATGACAATGGCAGAACGCCGTAAAACACCACAAGCAGACTTAGAAAAAGTGAAAAATGGACATGCTGTAGGTGAGGCATTTGGATACTATTTTAATCATCAAGGCGAAGTTGTTCATAAAGTTAAAACAGTTGGCATACAACTCGATGATTTAAAGAACAATAAATGTGTTATTGCTGTTGCAGGAGGTTCATCAAAAGCAAAGGCAATTAAAGCGTTTATGCAACAAGCGCATGATTCGATTCTCATTACAGATGAAGGCGCCGCAAAAGAGTTAGTAAGGGGTTTTAATTAA
- the rapZ gene encoding RNase adapter RapZ, protein MSTGSVSDIQLVIITGMSGAGKTVAIQSFEDLGFFCVDNLPPTLLPKFLELMKESGNKMNKVALVMDLRGREFFESLFEALDNMSETTWVTPQILFLDAKDSVLVTRYKETRRSHPLAPSGLPLEGIGMERELLEELKGRAQLIYETSELKPRELREKILTQFSSHASQVFTVNVMSFGFKYGVPIDADLVFDVRFLPNPHYIDHMRPKTGLEEEVSSYVLKWTETQKFIEKVVDLLSFMLPQYKREGKSQLVIAIGCTGGQHRSVTLAEYLGHHFQNEYKTHISHRDIERRKENHR, encoded by the coding sequence ATGAGTACTGGGTCTGTAAGCGATATTCAATTAGTGATTATTACTGGAATGTCAGGTGCAGGAAAAACAGTAGCAATTCAGAGTTTTGAAGATTTAGGGTTCTTTTGTGTAGATAATTTACCCCCTACATTGCTACCGAAATTTTTAGAACTCATGAAAGAGTCAGGGAATAAAATGAATAAAGTTGCTCTTGTTATGGACTTGCGAGGCAGAGAGTTTTTTGAAAGCCTGTTTGAAGCATTAGATAACATGAGTGAAACAACGTGGGTCACGCCACAAATTTTATTTTTAGATGCAAAAGATTCTGTATTGGTGACACGCTATAAAGAAACAAGACGTTCACATCCGCTAGCTCCTTCGGGTTTACCTTTAGAAGGAATTGGTATGGAACGTGAGCTTCTTGAGGAGTTAAAGGGAAGAGCTCAGCTTATTTATGAGACGTCAGAGTTAAAACCAAGAGAGCTTAGAGAAAAGATTTTAACTCAGTTTTCGTCGCACGCTTCACAGGTTTTTACTGTTAATGTGATGTCGTTTGGTTTTAAATATGGTGTACCTATTGACGCTGATTTAGTCTTTGATGTGCGCTTTTTGCCAAACCCTCACTACATTGACCATATGCGTCCTAAAACAGGGCTTGAAGAAGAGGTTTCTTCTTACGTATTAAAATGGACGGAAACTCAAAAGTTCATTGAAAAAGTAGTAGACTTACTTTCGTTTATGCTTCCACAATACAAGCGAGAAGGTAAAAGCCAGCTGGTCATTGCTATAGGATGCACAGGCGGGCAGCATCGCTCCGTCACATTAGCTGAATATTTAGGTCACCATTTCCAGAATGAATACAAAACTCATATTTCTCATCGTGACATTGAGAGGAGAAAGGAAAATCATAGATGA
- the clpP gene encoding ATP-dependent Clp endopeptidase proteolytic subunit ClpP: MNLIPTVIEQTNRGERAYDIYSRLLKDRIIILGSAIDDNVANSIVSQLLFLAAEDPEKDISLYINSPGGSITAGMAIYDTMQFIKPKVSTICIGMAASMGAFLLAAGEKGKRFALPNSEVMIHQPLGGAQGQATEIEIAAKRILFLREKLNSILAERTGQPLEVLQRDTDRDNFMTAERALEYGLIDKVLENDPK, translated from the coding sequence ATGAACTTAATTCCTACAGTTATTGAACAAACAAACCGTGGTGAACGTGCTTATGACATTTATTCACGTTTATTAAAAGACCGCATTATTATTTTAGGTAGTGCTATTGACGATAATGTAGCTAACTCAATCGTTTCTCAGCTTCTATTCTTAGCTGCTGAAGACCCAGAAAAAGATATCTCACTTTATATCAACAGTCCAGGTGGCTCTATTACAGCTGGAATGGCTATCTACGATACGATGCAATTCATTAAGCCAAAAGTTTCTACAATTTGTATCGGTATGGCTGCATCAATGGGTGCTTTCTTACTGGCTGCTGGTGAAAAGGGCAAACGTTTTGCTCTTCCAAACAGCGAAGTAATGATTCATCAACCTCTTGGTGGTGCTCAAGGACAAGCTACTGAAATCGAAATTGCGGCAAAACGTATTCTATTCTTACGTGAAAAACTAAATTCAATTTTAGCTGAGCGTACAGGTCAACCGTTAGAAGTGCTACAACGTGATACAGATCGTGATAATTTCATGACTGCTGAACGCGCTTTAGAATACGGTCTAATTGACAAAGTATTAGAAAACGACCCTAAATAA
- the tpiA gene encoding triose-phosphate isomerase, translating to MRKPIIAGNWKMNKVLSEATSFVEEVKGAVPSPESVDSVVCAPALFLDRLVEATKGTDLKIGAQNMHFEENGAFTGEVSPVALADLGVNYVILGHSERREMFAETDETVNQKTIAAFKHGLTPIVCCGETNEEYEQDQTKTVVANQVQKALAGLTDEQVKQTVIAYEPIWAIGTGKSSTAEGANEVCAYIRSVVAEQFSQDVADAVRIQYGGSVKPANIKEYMSQSDIDGALVGGASLEADSFLQLLEAGK from the coding sequence ATGCGTAAACCAATTATTGCAGGAAACTGGAAAATGAACAAAGTACTTTCTGAAGCAACTAGCTTTGTTGAAGAAGTAAAAGGAGCAGTACCATCTCCTGAAAGCGTAGATTCAGTAGTATGTGCACCTGCACTATTTTTAGATCGTTTAGTAGAAGCGACTAAAGGCACAGACTTAAAAATTGGTGCACAAAACATGCACTTTGAAGAAAACGGTGCGTTCACTGGAGAAGTGAGCCCTGTTGCTTTAGCAGACTTAGGTGTGAACTATGTCATTTTAGGACACTCTGAGCGTCGTGAAATGTTTGCTGAAACGGACGAAACAGTAAACCAAAAAACAATTGCTGCATTCAAACACGGTTTAACACCAATCGTTTGCTGCGGTGAAACAAACGAAGAGTACGAACAAGATCAAACAAAAACAGTTGTAGCTAATCAAGTGCAAAAAGCATTAGCTGGTCTAACTGATGAGCAAGTAAAGCAAACGGTTATTGCATATGAGCCAATTTGGGCAATCGGTACAGGTAAATCTTCAACTGCTGAAGGTGCAAACGAAGTTTGTGCATACATCCGTAGCGTTGTTGCAGAACAATTCTCTCAAGATGTTGCAGATGCTGTACGTATTCAATACGGCGGTAGCGTAAAACCTGCTAATATTAAAGAATATATGTCTCAATCAGACATTGACGGAGCTTTAGTAGGTGGAGCAAGCTTAGAAGCAGATTCTTTCTTACAGCTTTTGGAGGCTGGTAAGTAA
- a CDS encoding HPr family phosphocarrier protein, whose translation MEKQVEVKLKTGLQARVAALFVQEATRFTSDVYLKKDEKVVNAKSIMGLMSLAINNGSLITLIVEGVDEKEAMDALVAYVENDA comes from the coding sequence ATGGAAAAACAAGTAGAAGTAAAATTAAAAACGGGATTACAAGCTCGTGTTGCCGCACTATTTGTGCAAGAAGCAACTCGTTTTACATCTGATGTGTACTTGAAGAAAGATGAGAAAGTGGTCAACGCTAAAAGTATCATGGGGTTAATGAGCTTAGCGATTAATAACGGTTCTCTTATTACGCTCATTGTTGAAGGGGTAGATGAAAAAGAAGCAATGGATGCGTTAGTAGCTTACGTAGAGAACGATGCATAA
- the gap gene encoding type I glyceraldehyde-3-phosphate dehydrogenase, with the protein MAVKIGINGFGRIGRNVFRAALKNDNVEVVAINDLTDANMLAHLLKYDSVHGKLDAEVVVDGSNLVVNGKTIEISAERDPAQLSWGKQGVEIVVESTGFFTKRADAAKHLEAGAKKVIISAPASDEDITIVMGVNEDKYDAANHNVISNASCTTNCLAPFAKVLNDKFGLKRGMMTTVHSYTNDQQILDLPHKDYRRARAAAENIIPTSTGAAKAVSLVLPELKGKLNGGAMRVPTPNVSLVDLVAELDKEVTVEDVNNALKEAAEGDLKGILGYSEEPLVSGDYNGNINSSTIDALSTMVMEGNMVKVISWYDNESGYSNRVVDLAQYIAAKGL; encoded by the coding sequence ATGGCAGTAAAAATTGGTATTAACGGATTTGGTCGTATCGGCCGTAATGTATTCCGCGCAGCTTTAAAAAATGATAACGTTGAAGTAGTAGCAATCAACGACTTAACAGATGCTAACATGCTTGCTCACCTTTTAAAATATGATTCTGTACACGGAAAATTAGATGCAGAAGTAGTAGTAGATGGTAGCAACTTAGTAGTAAACGGTAAAACAATCGAAATCTCTGCTGAACGTGACCCAGCTCAATTATCTTGGGGCAAACAAGGCGTAGAAATCGTTGTTGAATCTACTGGATTCTTCACAAAACGCGCTGACGCTGCGAAACACTTAGAAGCAGGAGCTAAAAAAGTAATCATCTCTGCTCCAGCATCTGACGAAGATATCACAATCGTAATGGGTGTTAACGAAGACAAATACGATGCGGCTAACCACAACGTAATTTCAAACGCTTCTTGTACAACTAACTGCTTAGCGCCATTTGCTAAAGTGTTAAATGACAAGTTCGGTCTTAAACGCGGAATGATGACAACAGTTCACTCTTACACAAACGACCAACAAATCTTAGACTTACCACACAAAGATTACCGTCGTGCTCGTGCAGCTGCTGAAAACATCATCCCAACTTCAACTGGTGCTGCTAAAGCTGTATCTCTAGTATTACCTGAATTAAAAGGTAAATTAAACGGTGGAGCTATGCGTGTTCCAACTCCAAACGTTTCTTTAGTAGACTTAGTTGCTGAACTTGACAAAGAAGTAACTGTTGAAGATGTAAACAACGCTCTTAAAGAAGCTGCTGAAGGCGATCTTAAAGGCATCCTTGGTTACAGCGAAGAGCCACTAGTATCTGGTGACTACAATGGTAACATCAACTCTTCTACAATCGATGCATTATCTACAATGGTAATGGAAGGTAACATGGTTAAAGTTATCTCTTGGTACGATAACGAGAGCGGATATTCTAACCGTGTAGTAGACCTTGCTCAATACATCGCTGCTAAAGGACTATAA
- a CDS encoding gluconeogenesis factor YvcK family protein — protein MSSEQLPKVVVIGGGTGLPVLLRGLKEYPLDLTAIVTVADDGGSSGRLRDELEIPAPGDIRNVLVALSDVEPLVEELFQHRFDTGNELTGHSLGNLLLAAMTSITGDFVHAIREMSKVLNVRGKVLPAANQSVVLHAEMQDGSIVTGESKIPEVNKKINKVFLSPADVKPLVETIKAIRRADLIVLGPGSLYTSILPNLLVQDICNELCSTKAKKVYVCNVMTQPGETLGFKASDHIKALYNHMPCAFLDAIIVNNAPIPAPLKKKYQVEQAQPVEYDREVLLKLGLEVIEDQIIQYDGSVIRHDTKKVAKLVYSMLTSLQGKANTGV, from the coding sequence ATGAGCAGTGAACAGCTTCCAAAAGTTGTCGTCATTGGGGGAGGAACGGGTTTACCAGTGCTGTTAAGAGGGTTGAAGGAATACCCTCTTGATCTTACAGCCATCGTAACCGTAGCAGACGACGGGGGAAGTTCTGGCCGATTGCGCGATGAACTTGAAATCCCTGCTCCTGGTGATATTCGAAATGTGCTAGTTGCTTTATCTGATGTAGAGCCACTAGTTGAAGAGCTTTTTCAGCATCGATTTGATACAGGAAATGAGCTTACAGGCCATTCTCTTGGCAATTTGTTGCTTGCAGCTATGACGTCTATTACTGGCGATTTTGTGCATGCTATACGAGAAATGAGCAAAGTACTAAACGTCAGAGGGAAAGTACTTCCAGCAGCTAATCAAAGTGTTGTGCTGCATGCGGAGATGCAAGATGGATCCATCGTAACAGGTGAATCTAAAATTCCAGAAGTTAATAAAAAAATTAATAAAGTATTTTTATCGCCCGCCGATGTGAAACCGCTTGTCGAGACAATAAAAGCGATTCGACGCGCTGATTTAATTGTGTTGGGGCCCGGAAGTCTTTATACAAGTATTTTGCCGAATTTACTGGTGCAGGATATTTGTAACGAGCTTTGTTCGACAAAAGCCAAGAAAGTGTACGTATGCAACGTGATGACGCAGCCGGGTGAGACATTGGGCTTTAAGGCAAGTGATCATATTAAAGCGCTTTACAATCATATGCCGTGTGCATTTTTAGATGCAATTATCGTCAATAATGCACCTATTCCAGCACCTTTAAAAAAGAAATATCAAGTAGAGCAGGCTCAGCCTGTAGAATATGATCGTGAAGTATTGCTAAAATTAGGGTTAGAAGTGATTGAAGATCAAATTATTCAGTATGACGGCAGCGTAATTAGGCATGATACAAAAAAAGTAGCAAAGCTTGTGTATTCTATGCTGACATCGCTGCAAGGTAAAGCGAATACGGGTGTTTAA